In the genome of Montipora foliosa isolate CH-2021 chromosome 3, ASM3666993v2, whole genome shotgun sequence, one region contains:
- the LOC137996088 gene encoding uncharacterized protein, protein MAAQEQALATNLMKARIYQTQEDRKCRMCRKVDESINHIVSECPKLAQKEYKRRHDWVGKKIHCEVCKEEGFIVNEKWYEHVPEPVLENERCKILWDFTIQTDHVIEARRPDMIVVEKRNKCCKIIDFAIPYDSRIEEKKVEKVVKYQDLARELKKLWKMKTMVIPIVIGTFGTVPKDLKKRLENIGIETKIDELQKSVILNTERILRKVLEV, encoded by the coding sequence ATGGCAGCACAAGAACAGGCGCTTGCAACGAATCTGATGAAAGCTAGAATATATCAAACTCAAGAGGACCGTAAATGTCGAATGTGTAGAAAGGTGGATGAAAGCATAAATCATATTGTGAGTGAATGCCCTAAATTAGCACAAAAGGAATATAAAAGGAGACATGACTGGGTGGGTAAGAAGATCCATTGCGAAGTTTGTAAAGAGGAAGGTTTCATTGTCAatgaaaagtggtatgaacatgtaCCTGAGCCAGTACTAGAAAATGAGAGATGTaaaatattatgggattttacgatacagactgatcacgtgatagaggcaagaagaccggacatgattgttgttgaaaagagaaataaatgttgcaaaataatagattttgcaATACCATATGATAGCCGTATTGAGGAGAAGAAAGTCGAGAAGGTAGtgaaataccaggatctagcaagagaattgaagaagttatggaaaatgaaaacaatggtaattcctattgtaatcggaacatttggaacagttccaaaagATTTAAAGAAGAGACtagagaatattggtatagagaccaagatagacgagcttcagaaaagtgttattctgaacacggaaaggattcttaggaaggtcctagaGGTTTGA